The following are encoded together in the Panicum virgatum strain AP13 chromosome 6K, P.virgatum_v5, whole genome shotgun sequence genome:
- the LOC120712863 gene encoding protein PHOTOSYSTEM I ASSEMBLY 2, chloroplastic-like — protein MAAQWSTAARLDRWIGPWRRSSPLPAPAVPPPRRRARSMGRIGCASVPRELAAAAEAEQTAPPVVVDDNEEEGVACEACGGAGWLLCDFCEGKKNNVKSEGSRVYRRCPTCKAAGFILCPRCRVYKCVTYPESNDS, from the exons ATGGCGGCGCAATGGAGCACCGCGGCGAGGCTGGACCGGTGGATTGGCCCCTGGCGCCGCagctcgccgctgccggcgccggccgtgccaccgccgcggcggcgggcgaggagcATGGGCAGGATCGGCTGCGCCTCCGTGCCAAgggagctcgccgcggccgcggaggcggagcagACCGCGCCGCCGGTGGTCGTCGACGACAATGAG GAAGAAGGTGTAGCGTGCGaagcgtgcggcggcgcggggtggcTGCTCTGCGACTTCTGCGAGGGGAAGAAGAACAACGTCAAGTCCGAGGGCAGCCGGGTGTACCGCCGCTGCCCGACCTGCAAAGCA GCGGGCTTCATCCTGTGCCCGAGATGCAGGGTGTACAAGTGCGTCACCTACCCGGAGAGCAACGATTCATGA
- the LOC120712862 gene encoding glycosyltransferase family protein 64 C3-like encodes MPPRRSRHFLRVLFLLLVSLAGAGVAHGGAVEDAACAAANRTDAATLRPDRLTMLLSGYSERRLPLLRAIAGAYAAHPLVLSVVVLWCNPSTPGRVLLRGGGFPPRVTVRRAVSASLNSRFLPRPSDIRTAAVAVADDDVLPDAAALSFAFAAWQQQQQQPAAAAGPLVGFFPRSHHLDLARGRWAYTAAQPGRYSMVLTKFMVLGADLLYRYSCSPELAAARAVVDRERNCEDILMNFVAAEESGAGPVLVEAGGIRDWGDPRNDVNVGGAGEDGGGMKDVGLSATGGLGHWEKRGACITEFHRLLGRMPLRYSYGKLVEAAAGEQGLCSKGGRLVRCDQQE; translated from the coding sequence atgccgccgcggcgctcgcgCCACTTCCTACgagtcctcttcctcctccttgttTCTCTTGCAGGCGCGGGCGTGGCCCACGGTGGCGCGGTGGAGGAtgccgcctgcgccgcggcgAACCGCACCGACGCGGCGACGCTCCGGCCGGACCGCCTCACGATGCTCCTGAGCGGCTACTCGGAGCGTCGCCTCCCGCTGCTCCGCGCCATCGCGGGGGCCTACGCCGCGCACCCGCTGGTCCTCTCCGTGGTCGTGCTCTGGTGCAACCCCTCCACGCCGGGCCGCGTCCTCCTCCGTGGCGGCGGGTTCCCGCCCCGCGTCACGGTCCGCCGCGCCGTCTCCGCCTCCCTCAACTCCCGCTTCCTCCCGCGCCCCTCCGACATCCGCACcgcggccgtcgccgtggccgaCGACGACGTGCTGCCCGACGCTGCGGCCCTCTCCTTCGCGTTCGCCgcctggcagcagcagcagcagcagccagcggcggcggccggccccctcGTCGGCTTCTTCCCGCGGTCGCACCACCTCGACCTCGCCCGCGGGAGGTGGGCGTACACGGCGGCGCAGCCGGGGCGGTACTCCATGGTGCTCACCAAGTTCATGGTCCTCGGGGCCGACCTCCTCTACAGGTACTCgtgctcgccggagctcgcggcggcgcgcgccgtggTGGACCGCGAGCGCAACTGCGAGGACATCCTCATGAACTTCGTCGCCGCCGAGGAGTCCGGCGCGGGGCCCGTGCTCGTGGAGGCCGGCGGCATCCGGGACTGGGGCGACCCGAGGAACGACGTGAACGTCGGTGGCGcgggcgaggacggcggcgggatGAAGGATGTCGGGCTGAGCGCCACAGGCGGGTTGGGGCACTGGGAGAAGAGAGGGGCGTGCATCACCGAGTTCCACCGCCTGCTGGGGAGAATGCCGCTGCGTTACAGCTACGGGAAGTTggtggaggccgccgccggcgagcaggggctCTGCAGCAAAGGCGGACGCCTCGTCCGGTGCGACCAGCAGGAGTAG